A part of Roseimicrobium gellanilyticum genomic DNA contains:
- a CDS encoding NAD(P)-dependent oxidoreductase — MEFSAVQDSTLQRQPRNTCLIMSQTIAFVGVGRMGANMARRLMDCGYNVTAVYDVYTEGAASLAKEIGCKHATTLADVTAAADVIFTVVTNDASMRTIFLEGSDNLLVNAKGKIFVNCATVTPGIHREVYAAARTAGASALEASMASSISQAREGKLYLMLAGDEAVYQQVQRIIEDLSVNRRFIAGGAGKAAEVKALVNMVMNINTAGLAEGLGLAAALGHDLGMIREVFSQTGANSRVLETDGADMADRSHDCWFSAEHAAKDSGIAGLLAKEQGLNLPLNTATEAQYQKMVQLGLGGLDKSGVAELTFKGRHA; from the coding sequence ATTGAATTCAGCGCTGTACAAGACAGCACTCTTCAACGCCAACCACGTAACACCTGCCTCATCATGTCTCAAACCATCGCATTCGTCGGAGTCGGCCGCATGGGCGCCAACATGGCCCGCCGCCTCATGGACTGTGGCTACAATGTCACCGCCGTCTATGACGTGTACACGGAGGGCGCCGCCTCGCTTGCCAAGGAAATCGGCTGCAAACATGCCACGACGCTCGCGGACGTAACCGCCGCGGCGGATGTCATCTTCACCGTGGTGACGAATGACGCCTCCATGCGCACCATCTTCCTCGAAGGCAGCGACAACTTGCTGGTGAATGCGAAGGGTAAAATCTTCGTGAACTGTGCCACCGTCACGCCCGGCATCCACCGCGAAGTGTACGCGGCTGCCCGCACCGCTGGCGCCAGTGCACTGGAAGCCAGCATGGCATCCAGCATCAGCCAGGCTCGTGAAGGCAAGCTGTATCTCATGCTCGCCGGTGATGAGGCCGTGTACCAGCAGGTGCAGCGCATCATCGAAGACCTCAGTGTGAACCGCCGCTTCATCGCCGGTGGTGCTGGCAAAGCCGCCGAAGTGAAGGCGCTGGTAAACATGGTCATGAACATCAACACCGCGGGTCTCGCCGAAGGCCTCGGCCTCGCCGCCGCCCTCGGTCACGACCTCGGCATGATTCGCGAAGTCTTCTCCCAGACCGGCGCGAACAGCCGTGTGCTGGAAACCGACGGTGCCGACATGGCGGACCGCTCGCATGATTGCTGGTTCAGCGCCGAGCACGCCGCCAAGGACAGCGGCATCGCAGGCTTGCTGGCCAAGGAGCAGGGCCTGAACCTGCCCCTCAACACCGCCACCGAAGCCCAGTACCAGAAGATGGTGCAACTCGGACTCGGCGGCCTGGACAAGAGCGGTGTCGCGGAGCTGACGTTCAAGGGACGGCACGCGTAA
- a CDS encoding 3-keto-disaccharide hydrolase, with protein MKSALFLSFLFAASLSAAEPVTLTLADFTDGDGKPVPAGWVQDSEGVISRVAKAGNIISKEEYSSFEIEWDWKLDAGGNSGIKYWVNKFDKKGWLGVEYQMIDDEKHADAKKGDNHSTASIYDIIGPVADKGVKAAGEWNHSKVIVKDGKIEHWLNGKLAASADTKSEAWKTGIANSKFKAVEGFAPGKGKLMLTDHGDPVWWKNIRVKAL; from the coding sequence ATGAAATCCGCCTTGTTCCTAAGCTTCCTCTTTGCCGCTTCTCTTTCTGCCGCTGAGCCGGTCACGCTCACGCTCGCAGATTTCACTGACGGCGACGGCAAGCCCGTGCCGGCCGGTTGGGTGCAGGACTCGGAAGGCGTCATCAGCCGCGTCGCCAAGGCAGGAAACATCATCTCCAAGGAGGAGTACTCCAGTTTCGAAATCGAGTGGGATTGGAAGCTGGATGCCGGTGGTAACAGCGGCATCAAGTACTGGGTGAACAAGTTCGACAAGAAGGGCTGGCTCGGGGTGGAGTACCAGATGATTGATGACGAGAAGCACGCGGACGCCAAGAAGGGCGACAACCACAGCACCGCCAGCATCTATGACATCATCGGCCCCGTGGCGGACAAGGGCGTGAAGGCTGCTGGCGAATGGAACCACAGCAAGGTCATTGTGAAGGACGGCAAAATCGAGCATTGGCTCAATGGCAAGCTTGCTGCCTCTGCCGATACCAAGTCGGAAGCGTGGAAGACCGGCATCGCGAACAGCAAGTTCAAGGCCGTGGAAGGTTTTGCCCCCGGCAAAGGCAAGCTCATGCTCACCGACCACGGCGACCCCGTGTGGTGGAAGAACATCCGCGTGAAGGCGCTGTAA
- a CDS encoding cob(I)yrinic acid a,c-diamide adenosyltransferase: MSITTRRGDTGETDLLFGCRVQKDYPRIDAIGCVDELNAALGVVRLTATGEAALHEVPLMQKTLIALMGELATPPGQEARYAETHPQRIDAATVQHLDELVRELEKAGALQFKGWALPGEAGSLSGAHCDVARTVCRRAERAVVSLNGSPEAVPNEEIVRYLNRLSDVLWLMARMEEKQVSQGAR; the protein is encoded by the coding sequence ATGTCCATCACCACCAGGCGCGGCGACACAGGAGAAACAGACCTGCTCTTTGGCTGCCGGGTGCAGAAGGACTATCCTCGCATCGACGCCATCGGCTGCGTGGATGAGCTGAATGCTGCACTTGGCGTCGTGCGTCTCACTGCCACCGGAGAGGCCGCCCTGCATGAAGTGCCGCTCATGCAGAAGACGCTCATCGCCCTGATGGGGGAACTCGCCACACCACCCGGACAAGAGGCGCGCTATGCGGAGACGCATCCACAACGCATCGATGCCGCTACCGTGCAACACCTTGATGAACTCGTGCGTGAACTGGAGAAGGCCGGCGCTCTTCAGTTCAAAGGCTGGGCCCTTCCCGGTGAAGCGGGATCCCTCAGCGGCGCACATTGCGATGTGGCCCGCACTGTCTGCCGTCGTGCTGAGCGTGCCGTGGTGAGCCTCAACGGCTCGCCCGAGGCGGTGCCCAATGAAGAAATCGTCCGCTACCTCAACCGCCTCTCAGACGTACTCTGGCTGATGGCGAGGATGGAGGAGAAACAAGTGTCACAGGGCGCTCGTTAA
- a CDS encoding class I SAM-dependent methyltransferase, with product MRGQAQDSSSTEPPHPGLTEYLGRNVAQTMHYTGAAWLIRTKRDREEAATLMRSKLELKPGMIVCDLGCGNGYHTFPMAKEVAPSGKVYGVEIQEPYLKMLEEAAKKQEVTNFVPVLGLLHDPKLPDNTFDLILLVDVYHEFSHPVEMLAAMRKALKPDGKLVLVEFREEDESVPIKPEHKMSKAQVNKELNANGYTCVKEFDELPWQHMMWFGKTPESGAAVK from the coding sequence GTGCGTGGTCAAGCTCAGGACAGTTCCTCAACCGAGCCGCCGCATCCCGGCCTCACAGAGTACCTGGGGCGCAACGTGGCCCAAACGATGCACTACACCGGTGCCGCGTGGCTCATTCGTACGAAGCGTGATCGCGAGGAGGCTGCCACGCTCATGCGCTCGAAGCTGGAGCTGAAGCCCGGCATGATCGTGTGCGACCTCGGCTGCGGAAATGGCTACCACACCTTCCCCATGGCGAAGGAAGTGGCCCCCTCCGGCAAGGTCTATGGCGTGGAAATTCAGGAGCCGTACCTGAAGATGCTGGAAGAGGCTGCGAAGAAACAGGAAGTCACCAACTTCGTGCCTGTGCTCGGCCTGCTGCACGACCCGAAGCTGCCGGACAACACCTTCGACCTCATCCTGCTGGTGGATGTGTACCATGAGTTTTCCCACCCCGTGGAGATGCTCGCCGCCATGCGCAAGGCCCTGAAGCCCGATGGCAAGCTGGTGCTGGTGGAGTTCCGCGAGGAGGACGAGTCCGTGCCCATCAAACCAGAGCACAAGATGTCCAAGGCGCAGGTCAACAAGGAGCTCAATGCGAATGGCTATACCTGCGTGAAGGAGTTCGATGAACTTCCCTGGCAGCACATGATGTGGTTTGGGAAGACGCCGGAGAGTGGGGCGGCGGTGAAGTAG
- a CDS encoding DUF4340 domain-containing protein has protein sequence MKKPAILLIVLVALVGFALFYKRAFDERTSGYSLSKADAREFLLPNLPSDKVHKVTVHDSKGKVSLAVVGGQWVVEDRSNYPASLEKIQRAVQGLEELKIKDRKEVGKSSLAKLNVLAPGEQKDGEGAGLEVKLEDEKGTLLGSVVVGSSPKSSGGASSTNMFGGPTPQRFVRTPNDKDTVWVVDDSFDELLSDPRLWLNMAWPNITNVKSAEVNFPNAADSWKAERATLDAPFTFVNAPAGEELDTAKAAGLAARVLEGPLNDVLLKDKVTPDTMKGASKVKIVTFEGFTYDVEILAKKDAEEGFPAYLVTMKVTADLPKVRKPSPDEKEADVKQKDEEFKQRNELLTKRLADEQKQFHGWVYEVSQYGVSSLVKKRSELLREKAPAPQAPVPGALMPPNAAPVPPLGIPGTAPVRSAPPAALAPAPAPAAEKPVESKPAAPAPADKPAETKPAAPAPAEKPATPAPADKPAETKPAAPAPAEKPATPAPADKPAETKPAETKPASS, from the coding sequence ATGAAAAAACCGGCAATCCTTCTCATCGTACTTGTCGCACTTGTGGGGTTCGCCCTGTTCTACAAGAGGGCATTCGACGAGCGCACCAGCGGCTATAGCCTGAGCAAGGCGGATGCGCGGGAGTTCCTCCTGCCCAATCTGCCTTCGGACAAGGTTCATAAGGTCACCGTCCATGACTCGAAGGGGAAAGTCTCGCTCGCTGTGGTAGGAGGCCAGTGGGTGGTGGAGGACCGTAGCAATTATCCCGCCTCTCTTGAGAAGATCCAGCGCGCGGTGCAGGGACTTGAAGAGCTCAAAATCAAGGACCGCAAGGAGGTGGGCAAGTCCTCCCTGGCGAAGCTGAATGTGCTGGCTCCCGGCGAACAAAAGGATGGCGAAGGCGCCGGACTTGAAGTGAAGCTTGAAGATGAAAAGGGCACTCTGCTTGGCAGTGTGGTGGTGGGTTCTTCTCCCAAGAGTTCCGGTGGTGCCTCCAGCACCAACATGTTCGGCGGTCCCACGCCGCAGCGTTTCGTTCGCACGCCCAATGACAAGGACACCGTCTGGGTGGTGGATGACAGCTTTGACGAATTGCTGTCCGATCCCAGGCTGTGGCTCAACATGGCCTGGCCCAATATCACCAATGTGAAATCCGCGGAGGTGAATTTCCCAAATGCGGCGGACTCCTGGAAGGCCGAGCGCGCCACCCTTGATGCACCGTTTACCTTTGTGAATGCTCCGGCCGGTGAAGAGCTGGACACTGCCAAAGCTGCCGGACTGGCTGCCCGCGTGCTTGAGGGGCCACTCAATGACGTGCTGCTCAAGGACAAGGTGACGCCGGACACCATGAAGGGAGCGAGCAAAGTGAAGATTGTCACCTTCGAGGGATTCACCTATGACGTGGAAATCCTGGCGAAGAAGGATGCCGAGGAGGGCTTCCCCGCCTATCTTGTCACCATGAAAGTGACAGCGGACCTTCCCAAGGTGCGCAAGCCTTCTCCCGATGAGAAGGAGGCTGACGTCAAACAGAAGGATGAAGAGTTCAAGCAGCGCAACGAGCTGCTCACCAAGCGCCTCGCTGATGAACAGAAGCAATTTCACGGTTGGGTGTACGAAGTCTCGCAGTATGGTGTGAGCTCGCTCGTGAAGAAGCGCAGCGAGTTGCTTCGTGAGAAAGCTCCGGCACCCCAGGCTCCCGTCCCTGGCGCCTTGATGCCTCCCAATGCTGCTCCAGTCCCGCCCTTGGGGATTCCGGGAACTGCCCCTGTTCGCTCCGCTCCTCCCGCAGCCTTGGCCCCCGCACCTGCTCCTGCTGCTGAAAAGCCCGTGGAGTCCAAACCCGCCGCGCCAGCTCCTGCAGACAAGCCAGCAGAGACCAAGCCCGCTGCTCCCGCCCCTGCGGAGAAGCCTGCTACGCCTGCACCTGCGGACAAGCCCGCTGAGACCAAGCCCGCTGCTCCCGCCCCTGCGGAGAAGCCTGCTACGCCTGCACCTGCGGACAAGCCCGCTGAGACCAAGCCCGCTGAGACCAAGCCCGCTTCGTCCTAG
- a CDS encoding MBL fold metallo-hydrolase yields MPIPLEDNYNDVIGKAQRGLNLPDDALAARIGMPESVITKLKEGSMDEIVFDKISRALNLHTGALIAMAKKDWYPDPVRLAGLEQFNTPYEDYTVNAYVVWDPDTKLAAAFDTGASAKPMVDFIASKGLKLEAIYLTHTHPDHVADIATLRTANQPVYSCNKEPWDGTELFDAGHEFNLGGLRIETKQTSGHSRGGITYIIHGLDERVAIVGDALFASSMGGGMVSWADALATNRRYILANPENTVICPGHGPMTTVGQEKAHNPFYPEYKPSAS; encoded by the coding sequence ATGCCCATCCCTCTCGAAGACAACTACAATGATGTCATTGGCAAAGCCCAGCGGGGATTGAACCTTCCAGACGACGCCTTGGCCGCGCGCATCGGCATGCCGGAGTCCGTCATCACGAAGCTCAAGGAAGGCTCCATGGATGAGATCGTATTCGACAAGATCTCGCGTGCTCTGAATCTCCACACCGGAGCCTTGATCGCCATGGCGAAGAAGGATTGGTATCCTGATCCGGTGCGCCTGGCCGGACTGGAACAGTTCAACACGCCGTACGAGGACTACACGGTGAATGCCTATGTGGTGTGGGACCCGGACACGAAGCTCGCTGCTGCGTTCGATACGGGCGCCTCGGCGAAGCCCATGGTGGATTTCATCGCCAGCAAGGGGTTGAAGCTCGAAGCGATCTACCTCACGCACACGCATCCGGATCACGTGGCGGACATTGCCACGCTGCGTACCGCAAACCAGCCTGTCTACTCCTGCAACAAGGAGCCCTGGGACGGCACTGAGCTGTTCGATGCGGGACACGAGTTCAATCTCGGAGGTCTGCGCATTGAGACAAAGCAGACCTCCGGCCACTCGCGTGGCGGCATCACGTACATCATCCACGGACTGGATGAGCGTGTAGCCATCGTGGGAGATGCGCTTTTCGCCTCCAGCATGGGTGGCGGCATGGTCTCCTGGGCGGATGCCCTGGCCACCAACCGCCGCTACATCCTCGCCAACCCGGAGAACACCGTCATCTGCCCCGGCCATGGTCCCATGACCACGGTGGGTCAGGAGAAGGCGCACAACCCCTTCTACCCCGAATACAAGCCCTCGGCTTCGTAG
- a CDS encoding zinc-dependent alcohol dehydrogenase family protein, producing the protein MKVWQIQRPEGPQGLDLVELEAPKPGPHEVLVRIRAASLNYRDLGTTKRERPGNLPLPFTICSDGAGEVLEVGAGVTKWKAGDRVIPLFFQRWPAGGMTHDVMKSALGGAFQGVLAEQVLIREDGLVRIPDSLTFEQAATLPCAALTAWNALVGHGHLQSGDTILTLGTGGVSLFALQFAKMHGARVIITSSSDEKLARAKELGADETINYKTKPDWEREAFALTKKRGVDHVIELGGAGTLQKSLDAVRYGGRVSVIGVLTGFEGTVNPWPIIARSLTVQGIYVGNGEHMEAMLRAIDLHKLQPVIDRVFGFTEARAAFEHMAAGAHFGKIVVEV; encoded by the coding sequence ATGAAGGTATGGCAGATTCAAAGACCCGAGGGGCCGCAGGGACTGGACCTAGTGGAGCTGGAAGCTCCCAAGCCCGGCCCGCATGAAGTGCTGGTGCGCATCCGCGCCGCCTCGCTGAACTATCGCGACCTCGGCACCACGAAGCGCGAGCGCCCGGGCAATCTTCCGCTGCCCTTCACCATCTGCTCAGATGGAGCAGGGGAGGTGCTGGAGGTTGGCGCTGGTGTCACGAAGTGGAAGGCGGGTGACCGCGTCATTCCGCTCTTCTTCCAGCGCTGGCCTGCTGGTGGCATGACTCACGATGTGATGAAGTCCGCGCTCGGTGGGGCCTTTCAGGGCGTGCTGGCAGAGCAGGTGCTTATTCGTGAAGACGGCCTCGTACGCATTCCAGACTCATTGACCTTTGAGCAGGCGGCCACCTTGCCTTGTGCTGCGCTCACCGCATGGAATGCGCTGGTGGGCCACGGTCATCTGCAATCCGGCGACACCATCCTCACCCTCGGCACTGGTGGCGTGTCCTTGTTCGCCCTGCAGTTCGCGAAAATGCACGGCGCTCGCGTCATCATCACCAGCAGTAGTGATGAAAAGCTCGCCCGCGCGAAGGAACTCGGCGCGGATGAAACCATCAACTACAAGACCAAGCCCGACTGGGAGCGCGAGGCTTTCGCACTGACAAAGAAACGTGGCGTGGATCACGTGATTGAGCTTGGTGGTGCCGGAACTTTGCAGAAGTCCCTCGATGCCGTGCGCTACGGGGGACGGGTGAGTGTCATCGGCGTGCTCACCGGGTTTGAGGGCACCGTGAATCCATGGCCCATCATCGCCCGGAGCCTCACTGTGCAGGGCATTTATGTGGGCAATGGCGAGCACATGGAAGCCATGCTGCGCGCCATCGACCTTCACAAGCTGCAACCCGTGATTGATCGTGTCTTCGGCTTCACCGAAGCCCGTGCCGCCTTCGAGCACATGGCCGCCGGAGCACACTTCGGGAAGATTGTGGTGGAGGTGTAG